The stretch of DNA GTggtgtgttatttatttatttatttatacttagTTTTAACCCATGTACTGCTGCATTATGGACTCAATAAAgcttatgaacatttaaattttacattcaCAAATGTATTTTGGTTGAAGGAGTGTATGGTGGATGAAGATGGCAGGTTCACAGAGCTGGCAGGACCCAAGCTGCAGAACCTCTCGGTGATGACTGAAGGAACTGATACAGGTAGACGGAGTCAGAGTTAACCTTaatgtttctggtttttttgtatcttttgaAACCTACATCTCTGCTTGTTTTAGTGATTTCCATGCTGAACGAGAGCGgtgctctggttctggaggagcAGTGCGTCCACAGCTACCCGTATGACTGGCGGACGAAGCAGCCTGTGGTCATCAGGCCCAGTAAACAATGGTTCATCAACACTGCATCACTGAAAGACAAGGCAAAGGTAATGTCACAGCTTTCTGCTGCAATCTGTCGAAGAATACTGATCTTTTCAGGTGATATCTAGATTTGTGTTTCAACAAAGTCTGCCTCTGTGCCTGTAGGAGGCGCTGCAGAAGGTTCGTGTTCTACCGGAGTCGGCGAGAGGCAGCCTGCTGACCATGCTGGACAGACGGACGTACTGGTGCATCTCCAGGCAACGGAGCTGGGGCGTCCCAATCCCAGTCTTCTACCATAAAGAGAGCGGGGAACCTCTCATTAACAAGTATGCTGAAtgtcacacaaaaaacaatgtcaTTACTGTGTTATtgtcaagttttttgttttcactaagctctagttttaaataatttaatgttgatTCTTAGGTCTGTAGTGCATAAGAGCTTGTTCTTCGATGGAGGAGGTAGTTTTGAATCCAATAGGAAATGAAGGATTTAGAAGATCACCCCCATTTATGCATCGTTGCTTATTCCGAAAGTTActgatttttaagatttttgacCTAGAGATCTCTTATTTAGTAGcgcatttctttttttgctttctggtgttaaaaaaattacaaacatacAAGGAAGTTGAAAATAAAGTAGTACTGGAGTCTTTAGGAAAATTGGTTATTTGTTATTTGCTGACTGTTTATGTAAAAAGTTGATTGCTCCAATAATATCCTATCCAGCATTGCTTGACTTTTGTTTGAAGTATGACAAACTTGATCTAACACCCATGGATCTTATGCAGATACACAGTCTCCCACATAGCAAAACTCTTCAAAGAAAAAGGCAGCGACTGTTGGTGGGAGCTTCCCATCGAGGCTCTGCTGCCCCCAGAGGTTCTCAAGAAGGTGAgagtaaatatgattaaatattaatattattattaatattttaaataaagagaaaatttaGGTCCAATCTTCCAGAATCACTGCAGCTAAACTGTGTTTATCCATTTTGCATCACCCCAAGGTAGAAAAATCTTgtaagataagaaaaaaaaattaaattaaattggatTGGGCTTTTATTTAATGGTAGAATTTAATCATCGAGTTATTTAAAGGAACTTATGCACCCTTGACAGTTGAGTTGGGAAATAAGGCGTTGTTCTTGGGATGTTTTTTGCTTCATCAGAGTAAAGCAGGACCGGTGAGCGACTACGTTCGAGGAGATGATGTTCTGGACATCTGGTTCGACAGTGGAGCATCATGGGCAGCTGTGCTGGAAGGTATGAGGGAATATCCCAGTTTGTGGCAACACTTGGATTTGAGGACAAACACTGCATGAGAAGCATCTGGCACAGACACCCAGCTGACaaattaagcacatttatttcttttatatggCAAACTGACTTCTTTTGTCATCAGCAGCTGAAAGCtacaataattttctttttcagtttcctggaatgtaaataaaagcaaatgtaGCCTCTAATCTGTTCACTTCATTTTCAGTGAAGCTGCTCAGCCTGAAAGCCTTCACACTGCTTTTAATCAACTCTTCTTTCATTAACTTAAATGTACAGAAAGCTGCTTACAGCCACTTGATTTATCCACCTTAAGCAGTAAGCTGCTTTGGTGAGGTGTGATTAGCCGCAGTAGCTGCTGTTACCATCCAGGATTATGGAGTCAAGCTCTGTCAGCGCTCCTGGAGCTCTGGAGAAAGACAGGTTGACTGTGACCCAGAAATGATTTGggaatttaacatttaaacattattagatgctttctcagatttttgtccCTCCATGTCCGTTGTCCTCTGACTATGAAGCTGCATGAGCAGTTCGGCTCCAGTACCTATGgacaaaatcaatattttattttgtattacaaTTTCTGTGAAATAGGATGCAAATTATACAATAAAGTGTACTTTAAATAGATCAGTAAAACTTGGTTTTAGTTGGTTTTAAACACAGCCAAAAGAGGAGAATATGTACTTCGTAATTCCTTGCAAAGGTGTTTATATTCCCTGAACTTATTTAGGGCACCATTCCACCACAGGGCGTAACAATACATGCTAATACATACATAATACATAATTTGTAGCTGCTTTTCACAGCTAAAAATACAGAGCAGAAGGAAAAGATACTGTTGTCTTTCTTACAGGGTTGGAGCGTTTTAGCTGCATCCATCATTCTTAACCGTTTTGACTGTCACACTGTGTGATAGTTCATTTAATCgaatcttaataaaatacattggcATATGTGGTTTTATTCTGATAAAAGAAGTTCAAGGGGTGTtaatatgtgtatttttaaactgctaaaCAATGACTAATATGTGTAATtatagcaaaaataacaaattgttttctttgagcTTGTTTCTTTGACAATGAcattgtctgtctgtctggatGTGATTCTAGAAGAAATGGAGGAAGCATCCGAGGAGCCTGATTCCCGTCTCAGCTGGCTCGCCGACTCGCTCCGCAAACCTCTAGTTACAGGTTATTCAGATGTTTACCTGCGGAGGGCGCTGCAGgctgttcagttttattttgcctgcgtgtttcctctctttttttgtccttttaatGAGTGTTTCCAAAACCCAGATGTGGAGAAAAAGTTCTCTTTAATGTGCTCGGCATGAATCTGAAGCCCTCACAGCTGTCTGcatgcaggattttttttctactttgctTTGCAGAGCACTGTGACTGTTGTTTTTCCAGGATTGATCCCAACTGCTTCTCTTTGCTGTCACTTTGTTTTGTAGAATGACTCAGGTTGGCTGGGGGCCTTCATTTGTGATTAGGAGCAACCAAAAACAACTTAAAGACACAACTACCTCCTTTCTGACTAACAACAGCTGGTGTTTGCAGACCGTTCTGTTGTCTGGGAAGCAAACTAACTGCTTCTTTCCTCTGCCTCCCCACAGAGTCGGACCCCAGAGCGGATGCATATGTGGAGGGAAAGGACCAGCTTGGAGGCTGGTTTCAGTCCTCGCTGCTCACCAGCGTAGCCGTCAGGAACAAAGCGCCCTATAAGTGAGTGTCCCAATGAATGAATCTAAGTAAGAACTCCAGAGATCAAGTTTCATCTCTTCTAAATGAAATACACCTGTTGTAGATCTCTGATGGTCCATGGCTTTGCAGTCAGTGAGAAAGGAGAAAAGATGTCCAAGTCTCTGGGGAACGTTGTGGATCCTGATGAAGTCATTAATGGAAAGGAGGtgagatgagaaaaaataaaacataaaaatctaattcaaCTTTCCGTCGGAATATATTTGGttctttttcaaattatttaagttTATGATGTTGGatgaaatgtaattatatttgtatcaagataatgaaaataaatttcaagtgaagacaccaaaaaaaaacaagagtggTGAAGATGAAGACATAATTATCTGAATTAGAAACTGGGATTAATTTTGTTTactagcatttatttatttgtttttttttatagtcacAACTCTGTCCTTCTTTTTTATTCACCCAGTTTATTGctaacttgtttttaaaatttcttctcatttctttgtgttgatgATGATCAGATTGGATAATCTCTTGTCTCTCTCAGGACGGCAGCGTACCGGCGTACGGGGCAGATGTTCTGCGCTGGTGGGTCGCAGAATCAAACGTCTTCTCCGAAGTCCAGATTGGACCCAGCGCCCTTAACTCGGCCCGCGACAGCATCAGCAAGGTACCAGAGGGACGTAACCTTGTCAAAGCCTTCCTCTCTGcgtctcctcttcctcattccTCTGACTGGTTTTATCTTCCAGTTGAGGAACTCGCTCAGGTTTCTGCTCGGCAACCTGCAGGGCTTCGACCAACGCACGCAAGCCGTGGACCCCCAACAGATGTACTATATTGATCAGTACATGCTGCACCTGCTGCGGGAGTACAGCATGAAGGTGTGTTGAGGTCGGACTCTTCTTGACATTTTGCTTCCATACCAGTGGCTTGTGGTTATTCTAAGTGGTCTTGATGCTCGTTTTTTTGACCAGATTACAGACGCCTACAGCGAATTTGATGCTGGCAGAGTGATCCGTATCCTCCAAGCCTTCATCTCCAGAGACTTGTCCAGTTTTTACTTCAGCACCATAAAGGACAGGTGATTGATTACGTTCCTCAACAACATAACCGCATATTTCCACATTTCCATTCTTGCATCTTTTCTTGATTCCTCCTTTGTTCAGGCTGTACTGCAGTCCTGAGGACTCGTTGGGCAGGCGATCATGTCAGACTGCTTTAGAGGAAATCCTGGATGGCCTGACTCGATCTGTTGCTCCTATCCTGCCTCACCTAGCAGAAGAGGTCTACCTCCACGCTCCAGGACACAACAGTATGTGTCGATGGCTTCGTAGCGAAACAGTCTAAATATTAGCAATCCGTTTGCTTCTAAGCAAGAGCTCTTTTGCTGCAGAAGTGGAGACGTTATTCAGAAGCGGGTGGATCAAAAGCAGCTCCGTGTGGCGGCGCCCGGGTCTGGAGGAGGCTGTGGAAGGAGCCTGCGCCATTCGGGACTCCTTCCTGTCTTCGATTCCTGGTAAAAATGCCACCCAGTATGATCTGACGATTGCCATCGAACCGGGACTCCTGTTTGAGCTCATGGAGGTAAGAATCACTGCAAGTCTCTCaggtaaaaatttttttaaaaggcctCACTTTAGAGGAACAACATTTTCCAGGCCTCTCTTCCTTAACAATGTGGGTAAGGAATgagttaaaattaattttaatacaaaaggtgaaaaaaaaaattctatatttgttttccttttgtgtcAGTAAGAAAAAATGTACCACTTGTCATGTTTGCCTTCCTTCATGATAAAGAATCAAAGTAGGAACTGTACTTTCGTAAAAGACTACAAGTCATTGAAGTGATGGATGGATAATTAGTGGCCACCATGTTCCTAAAGATTTATGGGAATattaataagaaataataaagaaaacgaTTAGGAAAAAGGTGATCATAGCCAATGTGGCAGACCACATTTTTAGATatgttattaattttgtttgaatGTTGTAGAATTTGTGTTAATCAGTGCTTTCATCAAGGACGGCATGCCTTAATCTCTgtaattttagaaacatttttacgtTGTTCAAGAGTCCTAGGAAGAAATCTCccatacataattttttttatattgaataattattttaaaaaatggcttgatttaacagttttaaacCAAGCCATCCTCTGATCCACCTGCAGCTTCTGTAAATCGTCTGTATTGGAACAAACTCACCTGTTTCTCATCTTTTTCTCAGTCTCTCCAGGAGGAGCCCACCTCCACCGACTCCCAGCTAGTTGAGCTGATGATGGCAGCGCGAGTCAACCTGACCAGCAAACTGCCCCGCGACCTGCATCCCGATGCCCTGCTGAGCCACGGCACCTTCCTCATCAACCTGGAAGGTGAGATGAGTCCAGCACTAAAGTGCTGATAGCTGCATTACTTGTTCTGCATCGCTTTAAGCCTGTAAAGCGGTGTTGATCAATAGAAGTTTCAggcttttcagtttttcttgggatgaaatgaaaatgaaacaaaacaaattttcctAACAGGAAgccaaatatgcaaaaatgaaGACATTCACTCTTTATTGcataaagggaaataaaaaataatttcttctgtCAGAGCTTCTGTATTAGATTGCACCTGGCAGTAATGTGGTGTGTATTTTAGGTGGCGTTATTCGTGAGGACAGCCCCTACAGCATCGCCGTGATGCCCACCTCTGCGGCGCGCTGCCCGCGATGCCGCCGCTGCACCTCAGAGTCCACAGACTGTCTGTGTCCGCGGTGCCAGACTGTCGTCTCACATGCCGGATGACATGTTTGTTACCAGGACAACCTGCGCACGTCAGGCTCAAGAAGTTGCTTTACACGTCCAGTGGGAACTGTCGCTCTGGCTGTTTATAAAAACTTCAACTTCAGACCTTCAGTAAaggttttatattaaataaacaaacaatcaTAGCAGATGTAGAATAATCCAAAGTCTCAAGCTGTAGTTATTCCATGTGCTCACTTTTCCTCAGTGAACTCAAACCAGAAGTACTGAAGTCTACTGTAAATAGTTGGGAGATAAAAAAGATGGTACATGAGCGTAGAAGGGATGCtcttgtttaaatgtgttgaTGCTAAATATTTCACTACAAGTGTCACTATGTGACTATAGTAGGAATGTGTACTGGAGAGAAGATAGCATGGGGGAATTCCTGTGTAAATCCACCTTTGTATAATAAAATCAGTTCCTTCTTCCGCACTATAAATGCTTGGATGTGCTGCAGAgagttttgttattgtttatgttCTGTGAAAAATGAAGCTAATCTAGTCCAACTTttgagaaatttatttattctgtatcAGAGCCCTGCTGGACATCAAATTACAGAACACAGGATGCGGCTAATACGGAATtgtctatatatataaataaaaataacatcctTTGCTTCATTTATGATACATGGGTTGCCTGTGCGAAAGCCATAATGACCGGTTTGGGTCTGAAATGCCCCACAGGACTGACGATTTTAGTGAAAATGAGATGCAGTAAAAATAACATGCCCCGATCCTCAACATAACTCATCATGAAAACACaatacacaaacatttaataCCATTTATGTTACATGCACAGAAACCTGATGGGctaataaagcaaaacaaaaaaaaaaagttaaaagccattttctttaaCACTGGACTTAAATCGGAATCAACATGATTTAAATGATGAAACatagatgatgatgatgatgatttctAATGTTCAGCTGTGGGGTTTTAGTGCCGAGTCAGTGGAAATCAGTCCTCAGTGGACAGAGAGAGGACGTCCACAGCTTCCAGCAGGTGCAGGGCCAGGCTGTACTGGGCGTGGTTCTCTGGTAGCATTTCAACCAGACGGCTGACCAGTCGGGTGGTCTTAGACAGAGAGACCAGGGGGCATCTCAACTCGCTGGGATCCTGCAGCATACAAGATCAAGATCAGCCTTCCATTCAAGTTACTCATATGTAATGAGAATTATTAGATGTCAAACATAATTACACCCAACCGAATTTGACTAGTAAAGCCAGAAATTaaagcatttaatttccccttTACCATGTGAAACTTGgtcaattaaattcaaaagtggcttttttttaattgacataTTTTGGTTACAATAATTGTGTGTTTGATCACGTAGCTGAAGAGACACAATATGAGAGACGCATAGATTGATGTGTGGTTTTGTAGAGCTCAGCCTCAGCACACAGACATAAAAGATTCTAACTGCAAGCTTCAACGTTATAAAGCTCCTACTGACTTATagtcttcagctctttaagcTGAATGTTGGGCAGCCTAGTTAAAGGGACTCATGATATGCTGCTTTAGAGTCTTCTACAAGCCGCCGTGACCGTAGCAAGCAGAAATAACTCCAAACATAAACTACACACACTGGAGACCTGTGccgggtgtaccctgcctctcgcccgagCTGCACCCCTCGCAACCGTTGCCATTGTCTTACCATTGCCTTCAACCAGGTGCAGAGGGTTGGAGGCAGGCGGGCCAGCAGCTCCATGGCAGCCtgtgtctggttctggttgtgaaGCAGGGAGTAGCTGAGCCTCTGACCGGTCAGAACCAAGAGATGGGAGCCCAGAACTTCCTTATCTTCCACCTGCAGAATCGCCTAGAAGGCAACAGTGagtgttgatgcatttttgaTGGCGAGGTGATTTCTCTATATAATATCCTTGCAGGAacatagaaaataaatgcaggaattgttattgtttataaaactgaAGCTGATACTAAACATCCACAATTCAAATGTTTACCAGGCTCAAATGTCCAGGGTCCTAAGACCTTTTGgtcaatttttaaaacatga from Xiphophorus hellerii strain 12219 chromosome 19, Xiphophorus_hellerii-4.1, whole genome shotgun sequence encodes:
- the iars2 gene encoding isoleucine--tRNA ligase, mitochondrial isoform X1; translation: MLLTRVSPVYQTLARWGRRSQPGGGLFLSCAVGCSSSRRHGVSPGEGSAQPAEPGSAQAMYRDTVLLPRTEFPMKLTGQKLQDRELQIQQECGFAELYSWQRERKAKKEFCLHDGPPYANGDAHVGHALNKILKDIRNRFEMLRGRQVHYIPGWDCHGLPIELKALGELGTSGLSPLEIRQKAREFAEGAIARQKAAFQRWGVMADWEQCYYTFDGAYEAAQLKVFQEMHGKGLVYQDYKPVFWSPSSRTALAEAELEYNSEHVSRAVYATFPLATLPPKIPSEEAGLENVSVLVWTTQPWTIPANQAVCYMPNAQYSMVKRADSSQLLLLATERTASLAALLGTELQTVGTFTGSQLEGGICKHPTIPDKQVPLLPASHVTMGKGTGLVHTAPAHGMDDYSVASQFKLPVECMVDEDGRFTELAGPKLQNLSVMTEGTDTVISMLNESGALVLEEQCVHSYPYDWRTKQPVVIRPSKQWFINTASLKDKAKEALQKVRVLPESARGSLLTMLDRRTYWCISRQRSWGVPIPVFYHKESGEPLINKYTVSHIAKLFKEKGSDCWWELPIEALLPPEVLKKSKAGPVSDYVRGDDVLDIWFDSGASWAAVLEEEMEEASEEPDSRLSWLADSLRKPLVTESDPRADAYVEGKDQLGGWFQSSLLTSVAVRNKAPYKSLMVHGFAVSEKGEKMSKSLGNVVDPDEVINGKEDGSVPAYGADVLRWWVAESNVFSEVQIGPSALNSARDSISKLRNSLRFLLGNLQGFDQRTQAVDPQQMYYIDQYMLHLLREYSMKITDAYSEFDAGRVIRILQAFISRDLSSFYFSTIKDRLYCSPEDSLGRRSCQTALEEILDGLTRSVAPILPHLAEEVYLHAPGHNKVETLFRSGWIKSSSVWRRPGLEEAVEGACAIRDSFLSSIPGKNATQYDLTIAIEPGLLFELMESLQEEPTSTDSQLVELMMAARVNLTSKLPRDLHPDALLSHGTFLINLEGGVIREDSPYSIAVMPTSAARCPRCRRCTSESTDCLCPRCQTVVSHAG
- the iars2 gene encoding isoleucine--tRNA ligase, mitochondrial isoform X2, with amino-acid sequence MLLTRVSPVYQTLARWGRRSQPGGGLFLSCAVGCSSSRRHGVSPGEGSAQPAEPGSAQAMYRDTVLLPRTEFPMKLTGQKLQDRELQIQQECGFAELYSWQRERKAKKEFCLHDGPPYANGDAHVGHALNKILKDIRNRFEMLRGRQVHYIPGWDCHGLPIELKALGELGTSGLSPLEIRQKAREFAEGAIARQKAAFQRWGVMADWEQCYYTFDGAYEAAQLKVFQEMHGKGLVYQDYKPVFWSPSSRTALAEAELEYNSEHVSRAVYATFPLATLPPKIPSEEGLENVSVLVWTTQPWTIPANQAVCYMPNAQYSMVKRADSSQLLLLATERTASLAALLGTELQTVGTFTGSQLEGGICKHPTIPDKQVPLLPASHVTMGKGTGLVHTAPAHGMDDYSVASQFKLPVECMVDEDGRFTELAGPKLQNLSVMTEGTDTVISMLNESGALVLEEQCVHSYPYDWRTKQPVVIRPSKQWFINTASLKDKAKEALQKVRVLPESARGSLLTMLDRRTYWCISRQRSWGVPIPVFYHKESGEPLINKYTVSHIAKLFKEKGSDCWWELPIEALLPPEVLKKSKAGPVSDYVRGDDVLDIWFDSGASWAAVLEEEMEEASEEPDSRLSWLADSLRKPLVTESDPRADAYVEGKDQLGGWFQSSLLTSVAVRNKAPYKSLMVHGFAVSEKGEKMSKSLGNVVDPDEVINGKEDGSVPAYGADVLRWWVAESNVFSEVQIGPSALNSARDSISKLRNSLRFLLGNLQGFDQRTQAVDPQQMYYIDQYMLHLLREYSMKITDAYSEFDAGRVIRILQAFISRDLSSFYFSTIKDRLYCSPEDSLGRRSCQTALEEILDGLTRSVAPILPHLAEEVYLHAPGHNKVETLFRSGWIKSSSVWRRPGLEEAVEGACAIRDSFLSSIPGKNATQYDLTIAIEPGLLFELMESLQEEPTSTDSQLVELMMAARVNLTSKLPRDLHPDALLSHGTFLINLEGGVIREDSPYSIAVMPTSAARCPRCRRCTSESTDCLCPRCQTVVSHAG
- the iars2 gene encoding isoleucine--tRNA ligase, mitochondrial isoform X4, whose product is MLLTRVSPVYQTLARWGRRSQPGGGLFLSCAVGCSSSRRHGVSPGEGSAQPAEPGSAQAMYRDTVLLPRTEFPMKLTGQKLQDRELQIQQECGFAELYSWQRERKAKKEFCLHDGPPYANGDAHVGHALNKILKDIRNRFEMLRGRQVHYIPGWDCHGLPIELKALGELGTSGLSPLEIRQKAREFAEGAIARQKAAFQRWGVMADWEQCYYTFDGAYEAAQLKVFQEMHGKGLVYQDYKPVFWSPSSRTALAEAELEYNSEHVSRAVYATFPLATLPPKIPSEEAGLENVSVLVWTTQPWTIPANQAVCYMPNAQYSMVKRADSSQLLLLATERTASLAALLGTELQTVGTFTGSQLEGGICKHPTIPDKQVPLLPASHVTMGKGTGLVHTAPAHGMDDYSVASQFKLPVECMVDEDGRFTELAGPKLQNLSVMTEGTDTVISMLNESGALVLEEQCVHSYPYDWRTKQPVVIRPSKQWFINTASLKDKAKEALQKVRVLPESARGSLLTMLDRRTYWCISRQRSWGVPIPVFYHKESGEPLINKYTVSHIAKLFKEKGSDCWWELPIEALLPPEVLKKSKAGPVSDYVRGDDVLDIWFDSGASWAAVLEEEMEEASEEPDSRLSWLADSLRKPLVTESDPRADAYVEGKDQLGGWFQSSLLTSVAVRNKAPYKSLMVHGFAVSEKGEKMSKSLGNVVDPDEVINGKDGSVPAYGADVLRWWVAESNVFSEVQIGPSALNSARDSISKLRNSLRFLLGNLQGFDQRTQAVDPQQMYYIDQYMLHLLREYSMKITDAYSEFDAGRVIRILQAFISRDLSSFYFSTIKDRLYCSPEDSLGRRSCQTALEEILDGLTRSVAPILPHLAEEVYLHAPGHNKVETLFRSGWIKSSSVWRRPGLEEAVEGACAIRDSFLSSIPGKNATQYDLTIAIEPGLLFELMESLQEEPTSTDSQLVELMMAARVNLTSKLPRDLHPDALLSHGTFLINLEGGVIREDSPYSIAVMPTSAARCPRCRRCTSESTDCLCPRCQTVVSHAG
- the iars2 gene encoding isoleucine--tRNA ligase, mitochondrial isoform X5, producing the protein MLLTRVSPVYQTLARWGRRSQPGGGLFLSCAVGCSSSRRHGVSPGEGSAQPAEPGSAQAMYRDTVLLPRTEFPMKLTGQKLQDRELQIQQECGFAELYSWQRERKAKKEFCLHDGPPYANGDAHVGHALNKILKDIRNRFEMLRGRQVHYIPGWDCHGLPIELKALGELGTSGLSPLEIRQKAREFAEGAIARQKAAFQRWGVMADWEQCYYTFDGAYEAAQLKVFQEMHGKGLVYQDYKPVFWSPSSRTALAEAELEYNSEHVSRAVYATFPLATLPPKIPSEEAGLENVSVLVWTTQPWTIPANQAVCYMPNAQYSMVKRADSSQLLLLATERTASLAALLGTELQTVGTFTGSQLEGGICKHPTIPDKQVPLLPASHVTMGKGTGLVHTAPAHGMDDYSVASQFKLPVECMVDEDGRFTELAGPKLQNLSVMTEGTDTVISMLNESGALVLEEQCVHSYPYDWRTKQPVVIRPSKQWFINTASLKDKAKEALQKVRVLPESARGSLLTMLDRRTYWCISRQRSWGVPIPVFYHKESGEPLINKYTVSHIAKLFKEKGSDCWWELPIEALLPPEVLKKSKAGPVSDYVRGDDVLDIWFDSGASWAAVLEESDPRADAYVEGKDQLGGWFQSSLLTSVAVRNKAPYKSLMVHGFAVSEKGEKMSKSLGNVVDPDEVINGKEDGSVPAYGADVLRWWVAESNVFSEVQIGPSALNSARDSISKLRNSLRFLLGNLQGFDQRTQAVDPQQMYYIDQYMLHLLREYSMKITDAYSEFDAGRVIRILQAFISRDLSSFYFSTIKDRLYCSPEDSLGRRSCQTALEEILDGLTRSVAPILPHLAEEVYLHAPGHNKVETLFRSGWIKSSSVWRRPGLEEAVEGACAIRDSFLSSIPGKNATQYDLTIAIEPGLLFELMESLQEEPTSTDSQLVELMMAARVNLTSKLPRDLHPDALLSHGTFLINLEGGVIREDSPYSIAVMPTSAARCPRCRRCTSESTDCLCPRCQTVVSHAG
- the iars2 gene encoding isoleucine--tRNA ligase, mitochondrial isoform X3, which codes for MLLTRVSPVYQTLARWGRRSQPGGGLFLSCAVGCSSSRRHGVSPGEGSAQPAEPGSAQAMYRDTVLLPRTEFPMKLTGQKLQDRELQIQQECGFAELYSWQRERKAKKEFCLHDGPPYANGDAHVGHALNKILKDIRNRFEMLRGRQVHYIPGWDCHGLPIELKALGELGTSGLSPLEIRQKAREFAEGAIARQKAAFQRWGVMADWEQCYYTFDGAYEAAQLKVFQEMHGKGLVYQDYKPVFWSPSSRTALAEAELEYNSEHVSRAVYATFPLATLPPKIPSEEAGLENVSVLVWTTQPWTIPANQAVCYMPNAQYSMVKRADSSQLLLLATERTASLAALLGTELQTVGTFTGSQLEGGICKHPTIPDKQVPLLPASHVTMGKGTGLVHTAPAHGMDDYSVASQFKLPVECMVDEDGRFTELAGPKLQNLSVMTEGTDTVISMLNESGALVLEEQCVHSYPYDWRTKQPVVIRPSKQWFINTASLKDKAKEALQKVRVLPESARGSLLTMLDRRTYWCISRQRSWGVPIPVFYHKESGEPLINKYTVSHIAKLFKEKGSDCWWELPIEALLPPEVLKKSKAGPVSDYVRGDDVLDIWFDSGASWAAVLEEMEEASEEPDSRLSWLADSLRKPLVTESDPRADAYVEGKDQLGGWFQSSLLTSVAVRNKAPYKSLMVHGFAVSEKGEKMSKSLGNVVDPDEVINGKEDGSVPAYGADVLRWWVAESNVFSEVQIGPSALNSARDSISKLRNSLRFLLGNLQGFDQRTQAVDPQQMYYIDQYMLHLLREYSMKITDAYSEFDAGRVIRILQAFISRDLSSFYFSTIKDRLYCSPEDSLGRRSCQTALEEILDGLTRSVAPILPHLAEEVYLHAPGHNKVETLFRSGWIKSSSVWRRPGLEEAVEGACAIRDSFLSSIPGKNATQYDLTIAIEPGLLFELMESLQEEPTSTDSQLVELMMAARVNLTSKLPRDLHPDALLSHGTFLINLEGGVIREDSPYSIAVMPTSAARCPRCRRCTSESTDCLCPRCQTVVSHAG